The Dreissena polymorpha isolate Duluth1 chromosome 8, UMN_Dpol_1.0, whole genome shotgun sequence genome includes the window TTCAAAAGAATTACTTGAAGACTATTTAAATTCTAACTATAGTTTgagtattattttgttattagctcggctgttttcggagaaaacccgagctatagtcatagccagctcgtcgtccgccgacctgcccacgtatatatttttgttaaataaatcaaagcggcgcagtaggcgtcattgtgtttctgacaaacacattgtggtaaaaggtcaacgtcaaggtcatccttcaaggtctacggtaaaaaaatacacatttaagggaagGAATTAGCTTTAatgggagataattattcaatattgaacatagcctttttatatatttggcatgcatgtgtatctcatggagctgcacattttgagtggtgaatatacagtcacggtagtggcttttaattatttgctactagaaatagagatttgttagagacaattattttcaagggaagtaatttatataattattaatctcatattatatatttcctgaccaagaattgaagttcttttcacaatTACTGTACAGATTAATTGCTTTAgtttatttataactcaaatgattgatttgtcaaagttttttttaaatgatataatcatCATTTCTTTCATGTAATTAGTTGTTAATAGAAGTGTTCATTATATACCTGttgacttatgtccatagatacatgatgaactctggctatgatatCTTTGATAAActttgtcagtgatgtctgacttggtcttttttgactgtctacagacccccccccccccccggttggattagacaaaatccaagggaagtaataagctttaaagggagatgatttctatacctgccaaatgataaatagaaattttatttcaaagtggcacagtagggggcattgtgtttctgatgaacacatctcttgttgggttactaggtcaaaggtcaaggtcactgtgacctctaaaaaaaaaggaaaaattcttacaagctttcgcagccgagtgtaGCACCcattatgctgtgctcttgttggAATACTCTTTCCTTTGTTGTTATTGATAACCtgaaaatatattgaacatttgtaataaAACTGTCAACATGGCTTACTCTTCGCCAGGGATTGGGCATTGGATGGGtttattcaaggtcaaggtcactgatactaaatgttcaaaaatggtATTGGCTTAATATTATTGAGAACAAATTGAGCTATTGCGATGCAAGCATATATAAATTGTACAACATCATCATTTTTGTATGCATATGGAGCACATTGAGTCAAGTTCAACAGTAAAGGATGCTGTTAGTATACATATTTATGTGTCTCTTAggatattttgcaaataaaaaaaactgaattcATTGATTGCTGAAAAAACATTACAAACAGCTTGCTTAAAAGGTAAAGTGCATGTAACTCTTTTGAGAACAAGAAAATTGATTGAGCTAACCTCCAACAGCCTCATGGATGCTTGAATATAGGTACTTCTCAATTTGAACTTTGaatgttttgtgtattttaatgtcTTATAGAAATGgaggtgctctgtgaaaaaggggtttaatgcatgtgcataaacagtcgtcccagactagcctgtgcagtctgcccaggctaatcagtgatgacactttctgcctaaacttgatatttgctaagaagaacctttctttgaacagaaaatatcataaaagcggaaattgtttttccatgattagcctacgcagactgcacaggcttatctgggacgacactttatgcacatgcattaaaccccttttccacAGATCAAGGCTCAAAtcttatatcatttaaaatgattatcATAGGACCATACAGACGATAGCATGTGTCAAGTACTCCCCATGACGAGAATATATTTCTGATTCATATGTCACATCCTGTGACACACATTGTTTATTTTAGACATGCCCAGTGTGTTTAgatgagttcaaggtcaaggaaaACATAGCAATCTGTTCTTGTCAGCATCAGTTTCATTTCAAGTAAGTTCTTTGTTTTTGTCTTCTAAGGATCAGTGAACAATGGTTGTAGAGTTACGAAATGGGTCgtggtctgtgaaaaggggatttaatatatgtgcgtaaagtgtcgtctcagattttcaggttttattgtattgttgtttaaagatagtctcttcttagcaaaaatccagtttaaacggaaagtgtcgtccatgattagcctgtgcggactgcactggctaatctgggacgacactttatgcacatgcattaaacccctttgaACAGAGCAAGGCCCAAATGTTTCCCTAGCATAGTTTTttcagtttttgtttattttaattaaaatgacaGCAATGCTTATGctaacaattatatatttatgcaGTAGTCAACGATGGAAATATTGTTTCTGTGTTGTTGGGCAATTTTAACCATTGTGTCTAGTTTATTTTATAATGTGTACTTAAGTGTgcaatatcttcatataaaaatGTCAAGTTGTACCATTTTAACAAAGTAaagaaatacatgtttatgtttttgtcccctaccggtttcaccggaggggacttatggtttgcactccgtctgtcagtcagtcacacttttctggatcctgcaataacttaaaaagttcttcatttttttcatgaaacttgaaacatggatagatgacaatacggacactatgtacgtcatttcattttgttctcacatcaaaaattatggttgctatagcaacaaatagactagaaatgctgctgaaaatggtggttttctggattctGCTATAACTTTGAaagatcttcatattttttcatgaaacttgatacatggatagatggcaatatggacattatgcatgtcatttcattttgttcctacgtcaaaaattctggttgctatggcaacaaatatatacaaaaaatctgacaatggtggaatttctgacaatggtggagccggtcgGGGTCATATATTGCTTGGCGATAGTCTTgttacttgttgtttttttttgggatAAAAAGAAtcccaatttaatttaaatttaaaaaaaaaacacacgaaaatctttgtattttgacattttgtttgACACCAAGTTCAATTTCATATAACACTTATTTTACATACAACAGCATCAACGAAATTCAGAAATCATTATTTTTTCTGACAGCTGCCTCGTAAAATGGTTGCATCACAAGAACAGTTGCCCCATGTGTACTGCACCAGTGAGGAAGGTGACCCATCAGGCCATGACCCCGTCAGCCAGGGTTGTTCCCGTGGAATCATCCAGCCTTTTTGTGGCTGTACAGGTTCCCACCTCGGGGGtgaacatcaacaacaacaacttggaTGCCATTTGAACTCGATTTTTAGTTGAAAGGAATGACTTTTTTTAACGGGTTACATCGATGCTCTTTTACCAAGTGTTTTGGAATTTCaaagttatggcattttttaaCTGTTGATCCGGAAATTGGTTGAACTAGATCTTCAAGGTCATGGCTTATGTGTATTAAAATGGGAAGTCACTTGAATCAGACCCAGGTATTTATGACTTTATTGAATTGGAACAATGTGATTCCTGGCAATATGTTTTGTGCAATGACTGAAAATGTAAGCTGTACTGCAATCATTACGCGTATGGAAACATTTTTTGAACTGCAATTTTGTAGACAGTTAAAGTCTTTGAATGTCATTATCATGGCTGGTCCATATCTCCTGGT containing:
- the LOC127842542 gene encoding RING finger protein 122-like; the protein is MDFPGKISLPLFGIGLFMVMISLALCCYMWKLKRGALKERGYKNIAFSPKKKNIRNDTCPVCLDEFKVKENIAICSCQHQFHFNCLVKWLHHKNSCPMCTAPVRKVTHQAMTPSARVVPVESSSLFVAVQVPTSGVNINNNNLDAI